The Synchiropus splendidus isolate RoL2022-P1 chromosome 5, RoL_Sspl_1.0, whole genome shotgun sequence DNA window GAAAATGAAGgttatgaaataaatgtgagcATTGCACAAGACAATACTGAATGAAGGGGGACTGCAGGGACAGGTGCAAAGTGAGGAAAAAAGATTTGCAACACAGTACAATCAATATAATGGTGGCTGTTGACTCTGTGAGGTAGAATGTCATGTgaaatatattatatgtataatgTGAAAAATTCTTATGAAAATAGCTGAAAAGATCTGGCAGATTTTAAAGTGGAACGTTAATATTGAAAAGGGACATAGTGACAGTTGGAGGGTTTATAAACAACTTTGAGGAACTGTGTGATCAaatccagctcctcctctcacctggaaGCCTTCCAACACATCTCACCAGTGTCTAACTCACCTCACACGTCCTGTACAACCCTCACATGCTTCTCAGATCCATGACTTCTTCATGGAGCACCACACTTGCTCTCTAGGGACTCGGCCGACTTCTCCTCCAAGCCTGGACTCAGCCACTCATTCCCACACCTTCATTGTTTGACTCATCGACTCGATCCCTCTACAGTTGCCACACTTTTCCTCCACTCATCAGACACCCTCTCAGCCTTTAATATAAATATGCTTTGAATCTTTGAAAATCTTGCTTGATCCAGCGCCCTTCACTTCTGTCCTCTGTGGTCCCACTGCATCCTCTGTCAGTGTTCCACACTTTAATTCTCCAGATATTAACAAGCACCTTTCTCTCCATTAGTCACCCATTTTCAAAGTAGCTACTAGCTAGCTAAACTAGATGGCACGTGGCAGTACCAAGGCCTGGCAGGTATATTATAATCTCCACCATTTCAGTGTGGACAATCGAGAGACCTGAAAACCTTATCTGCAACATTCAGACTTTATCTTACCAATGGCAGCAGCTCAACTCTGACACACCCTTATAGAACAAACAATCCAGAAGCATGAGATAGAAAGCAGATCCATCTATCGATACCATGACAGCCATGTAGTACCGACTGTATATCATTCTCCTGATGATATACATGGAATGTGAAATCATTGCCAGACTTCGATCCGCCGTCTTGAAGTCTGAACCAGTGTCAGTGTACCGGGAGGTGCGAACACTCGGCACCCAGACAAAAGGCCTGATAAGCTTTTCTGCGGAAAAATTCTTTGTTAGATTTTGGAAAGCTGTTGGCAAACTTGTCTTGCCAACAAAATAGCACTCAGTTTATCTGGCCAAGAAACACCAAAACAGTTTGCTAAAGCTGTCATTTTGTGGACGGAATTGGTACTTGTTTtttcacacatgaaaacaggaCTGCCTATATTGATGACAaaaatgctaacatgctaacagcaaCATTTATAcaaatagttttatttattgttcaaaataattcagaaaatgacataaaataatCCACTGTGGCCAACAGAAATCTGTATTACAACTGAATACCATATGACATTTACAGGTGAAGTCCAAAAACATTAACCACCAATATCAGAAAGATGCTGCTGGGGTTGAGTCAGTATTGTCTCATTGCATTTGGACATATGAGATACAAGACTGACTCTAAGATCACACCAGCTCCACCAGTTTAAATTTGCCTTCCTGCTTCAGCGGCACGACATTGATGAAGGTCTTGTAGAGAACTGCTCCCTTCGGCAGCTTGGTGATGACCCGTGTAGTTTCCGGGGAGCGTGGTGGTGGAACGTAAACTTCCTTTGTGAATCGGACGTGACCATCTTCCAGAGCATACAGTGTCTTATTGGTCCCCATCCCAACCTGGTGGTAGAAACGGCAGATGCTGAACTAAAATGATGACACTCAGCAGCAGACACATTTAAGATTCAACCCATAAAAGTGACACTGACATGAATACTATGACAAACCCTAACTTACACTCGCACATATGTGCTCTAttcttatgaggacctctcatcgCCATAATacctttcccagcctctcacccttaacttaaccatccaaaacaaatggctaaccttaaccaggaatatgaaccaaactcaaacctaataataataattttcaatCTCAAACTTGGTGTGGACCGTCCAAAATGTTCGCATAACGCAAAAGGTCCTCATAAGTTCAGtatcttgtcaaagattggtccacacaagccAAGCAAGAATGACGACTTTTAAATAGTGCACGAGAGACACCTGGCGTTCAAAATAAGGTACAGCATCGCGTcgcaatgaacaataaaaattTGTTTCCCTTCGACGCCACATAAATTATAACTTAACGGCGTATAAAAATGGCATTTGATACTTTCAGCTGGTTTGTTCTCATACAACCATGTGGCAGTTAATGGGCATTATGCATCAACACGCGCAGTATGAAGCCAATCCCTCCAAGGTAACTGTATATACAGTGAGGAAAATAAGTATTTGAACACCCTGCGAGTTCTCCAACTTAGAAATTATGGAGGAGTCATGGGAGAAGGTCATGTGGTCAGATGTGACAAAAATGGAGTAGCATCCCAAGAACACCATCCCTAGTGTGAAGCATGCGGGTGGTAGCATCATCAGAAACCTAACTGATCTAgagaagatctgtgtgaaggaGTGGGCTAAAATCCCTGCTAACAGGAAACATTTGACCTCTTGCAAACAAAGGCTACTGTATCAATGATTTTGAGCAGTATATGAGCAGTATCGTACTAATAAATGGCTAAAAAAATCATACACTGGGatttcaggattaaaaaaaaaaaggctctcaCTGTGGACATGCACCTGTGATGGAAATTTCAGACCCCCCATCATTTCTAAGTGGGAGAACTTGCAAAATTGCAGGGTGTTCAAACACTTATTTTCCTCACTGTACTGCAGTATGAACAAAATACCTCTTTTCACTTtcaaaattatattattatatatgcgCATCCCACACTGCATGCAGGCTGCTCCCAActctcacttcctcctcagcacaatgatgaaaaataatgttggatgaagaaaagTATTTTTGGTTCAACCCAGTCATGTTCATGAATGTGTGCACAGTGACTCACCAGTTACAGGAGACACTATcccagtgacacacacaaatcaaaTGATCAGCTTGCTGTGCTGGTCGGTTCAAGCACTATTATAACATGTTGTTACAACACCATTTATTTAGATGAATCAATGATGCCAACACCATTTCAATTGCTAAATTGATGTAATGTCTGGCTAAAATGTACACATGCAAGAGAGCTCACGCTTTCCTCCCTCTCTCGAGCATGAGATATCAGTGGACCACAGTGCTCTAGGAAAATTCTTAATTTACTGCTGCAGATAACTCTGCATCCCTAGTCAATGTTCCAAGTTAATTTGTGTCTAAAGCTGAAAGGGAGCATTTGTTTGAATGGCACAAGTGAATCTTAGTAACTCGGTCAGATATCTTGCATATCTGGCTCATAATAGCTTAGGTTTCCTGAGGTTTCCTAAATGAGTGGCATTTTGTTCAGTGTTCTGAATAAGATTTTTAGTCGCTGTCTACCCTGGCTGAATTGATGACCAGACAAGGCCCTCTTCACCTTATGTTATTAGCTTCAGCTGACCCTGCCTAGAAGGTAGAAATGGACGGCCTGACAAAAAAAGACTGTTTGTACTCACATGAGCTCCGGGGTGATACCGCATTAGTCTCTGAGTAGCCAAGATGTTGCCACTATGTACAAAGTTCCCTACACAAGAGAAAGAGGTGTTATACTCTGATTGAAATAATAATCCATAAATGGTTTATTTGGTGATAACATAATATTAACATGGGTGACTGATGTAGCAAATAAAGAATTCTGTGGGTGAAGAGATCAAAACAGAGCCGAGTAAAACCCACATAAAGTCAACATACCATCTTGTTTCTTGAAGCCATATCGCTTTCCAGGGCTCTTTCCCCCTGTGTTTTTACTGCTTCCACCGGACTTCTTTGACGCAAACCTCACAGAGTCCAATCGAGAGCACTGAGCTGGTACAAGCAGACCTGGAAACATAGAAGTTAAATTTATAGGTGCGTTCTTCTTCACTCACCaacttttgaaaagaaaattgaaaaatcgGTTCTTGTATTGACCAATCTGACTACAAATAGTTTCCTTAAATAATCGAATGAAGCATTATCTaaaacattttgctgtcattttcGTGAAAATATTGATTGACAGAAGCAGACCGCCGAAATTATGAACTGAATTGATGATATCAACACCTTCTGGGTTGAATACATACACATGGGATGGTAAAGCAAGGCgagttcaaatgaaaaaagaaatctaAGAGACACCAGTATAAGAGAGCCTGTTTTGGGAAACGTGGCAATAACAATGGGTAAGACAACAGCCATAAAACAGTACAGTTTATACCTGCTCTGCACTTGGGTATCAAGGACGCCAGGGCTGCCATCTTGAATGACGACAATTACGTCAGTCTTACCTCACTTCCTCATTGTGATGGTGCGTTCACTTGCATTGGATCGTAATCagatgtaaaacatttttgtcgAGTAATTACTGTGCTGCAGAACATAAATCGCGCAGAATAAACTTAAGTTTATCATATCTGCGTCAGAAATAACTAATCGCGGTTAGGGGCGAATAATATAATTACCGACCTTCAGAATCGCGATAACTTTGAGACAAGTGAACGCACCACTAGCTATCGGCCCGGGTAAATCAAACGGTTGGTTTGGTTCGGTTGGGAGTTCGGGAGAGCCACAGGGACAGTTCTTTTTGGGGCGTTCAGCACGCGGACACTATAGTGTGTAGATGTCAGTTACCCGCTGAATAAAACTACCGCGGATTTTGAAAAGGTCAGGTAGGTGTTGTTTTCCGGCTACGCTCACAGTTCGGGCTCTGTTGTTATTCTACAGTACAAGTGCACTTAACACGTCGACATTCATTCGAATGTTTTGGTCAACTGTCAAGTTTATTGAACTTCCAGTTTTTATGTGCGAGCCATTGCTCATAATTCCACTAGTTTTGCCGTATTTTGAGACTTTTCCTCACTTTACAGCCAAATTTATGAACACCCCTTAATCGTCCAATAGGTGGCGTATTAATAAATAATCCGTCCCTCTGTTTATGTATTTCCATGCAGGTTAAGCAGCAGATTTCACTGACCAACATGGGGGATTGCAGTGACTACAGTGATACTGATGACGACTTGCCAGTTTATGACTTCCTCAAGCCCATGCAGTCCGTCAACCAATCTCCGCAGAGTCATGCAGAAGGACCCAACATTCATGTAAACGGTACCGGCAAGGCCAAGAGTTCTGCTTGCCCGAGAAAAGTAGAAGTGATCATCAGCAGTGACTCTGATGATGAGCCATATGTCCCTCTGGCACAGAGACTAACCAAAGTAACCTCGCCTCCTCTGGCTCCAAGCACTGCCAGTCACGGCCTCATGGCGCAGAGTACCATACCACATGC harbors:
- the mrpl27 gene encoding 39S ribosomal protein L27, mitochondrial isoform X1, encoding MAALASLIPKCRAGLLVPAQCSRLDSVRFASKKSGGSSKNTGGKSPGKRYGFKKQDGNFVHSGNILATQRLMRYHPGAHVGMGTNKTLYALEDGHVRFTKEVYVPPPRSPETTRVITKLPKGAVLYKTFINVVPLKQEGKFKLVELV
- the mrpl27 gene encoding 39S ribosomal protein L27, mitochondrial isoform X2: MCLLVPAQCSRLDSVRFASKKSGGSSKNTGGKSPGKRYGFKKQDGNFVHSGNILATQRLMRYHPGAHVGMGTNKTLYALEDGHVRFTKEVYVPPPRSPETTRVITKLPKGAVLYKTFINVVPLKQEGKFKLVELV